The Canis lupus baileyi chromosome 29, mCanLup2.hap1, whole genome shotgun sequence genome includes a region encoding these proteins:
- the LBX1 gene encoding transcription factor LBX1: MTSKEDGKAAPGEERRRSPLDHLPPPANSNKPLTPFSIEDILNKPSVRRSYSLCGAAHLLAAADKHAPGGLPLAGRALLSQTSPLCALEELASKTFKGLEVSVLQAAEGRDGMTIFGQRQTPKKRRKSRTAFTNHQIYELEKRFLYQKYLSPADRDQIAQQLGLTNAQVITWFQNRRAKLKRDLEEMKADVESAKKLGPSGQMDIVALAELEQNSEAAGGGGGGCGRAKSRPGSPALPPGAQQAPGAGPLQLSPASPLTDQPASSQDCSEDEEDEEIDVDD, translated from the exons ATGACTTCCAAGGAGGATGGCAAGGCGGCGCCGGGGGAAGAGCGGCGGCGCAGCCCGCTGGATCACCTGCCGCCACCCGCCAACTCCAACAAGCCGCTGACTCCGTTCAGCATCGAGGACATCCTCAACAAGCCGTCTGTGCGGAGAAGTTACTCGCTGTGCGGGGCGGCGCACCTGCTGGCGGCCGCGGACAAGCACGCGCCGGGCGGCTTGCCCCTGGCGGGCCGCGCGCTGCTCTCGCAGACCTCGCCGCTGTGCGCGCTGGAGGAGCTCGCCAGCAAGACCTTTAAGGGGCTGGAGGTCAGCGTCCTGCAGGCAGCCGAAG GCCGCGACGGGATGACCATCTTTGGGCAGCGGCAGACCCCTAAGAAGCGGCGAAAGTCGCGAACAGCCTTCACCAACCACCAGATCTACGAGTTGGAGAAGCGCTTCCTCTACCAGAAGTACCTGTCCCCCGCCGATCGCGACCAAATCGCGCAGCAGCTGGGCCTCACCAACGCTCAGGTCATCACCTGGTTCCAGAATCGGCGCGCCAAGCTCAAGCGGGATCTGGAGGAGATGAAGGCCGACGTGGAGTCCGCCAAGAAACTGGGCCCCAGCGGGCAGATGGACATCGTGGCACTGGCCGAACTCGAGCAGAACTCGGaggccgcgggcggcgggggcggcggctgcGGCAGGGCCAAGTCGAGGCCTGGCTCTCCCGCGCTCCCTCCAGGCGCCCAGCAGGCCCCGGGCGCCGGGCCCCTGCAGCTCTCTCCCGCCTCCCCGCTCACGGACCAGCCGGCTAGCAGCCAGGACTGCTCAGAGGACGAGGAAGACGAAGAGATCGACGTGGACGATTGA